Genomic window (Acidobacteriota bacterium):
GATCCTGGATTAAGCGAATATCCTCCTTCAATCTCTCGAGCGAGGAGTCGATCGGAGGGAGGAACTCGACGATGGTGATGAACCTTCCCTTTTTCAAGAATTCCGACACCTTCATCCTTATTCTATCCCCTCATCCTGGATGTATCTTTTCCCCTCCTTGAGGGAGCGTTCTGCCTTGATCAGTTCTTCGGTGATATAGGCGATGTGTCTCAAGCCATTCCTCGTCTCGCTCACCAATCCCTGGTTTATTATCGAGTTCGCGATATCGAGCGCCGATCTCCCGGTGATCACCCGGTCGAGTATGTGATGGTAATTGTAGTGCCTGACCACGATCTCCCCCTTATCCTCGTCCACGGTGATGTAGAAGTAGCCCGCGGGATCGAAGTCCTTCCTCTTGAGATAAGTCCTTTTAGCAGCTATGGTTGGGACATCGAGGAGGTTGTTCCTCGCCTTTACCATATTCTCCATCTTCTTAAATGCGGATTCTCTCTTAAGATATCTAAATCCGCAATCGGGCTTGATGATCAACCGTTCCTTGCCCAGCTTCTCTATGGCGTACCCTATCCTCTCCTCGATCTCGGCGACCGATTCCACCCGGTTGCTCTTATTGTCTACGCAACCGTACCCTATCTTACCGCTGAACCCCGAATCCGCCACCACATCGAGGAGCTCCGGGCGCTCGGTGAACTCATGATCGAGGATATCAAAACCGAGCTCCACCAACCGGTCGAATATCGGGGCGACATCACCGCAGACATGGAGAGCGAACTCCTTATCGATGCCATCACGGAGGAGGTCGACCAGCTCCCGAGCAAAATCGGGGAAATCAACGGAAAATACCGGCTCATCCACCTGAACATAGACGATATCGGGAACAGCCAGGATAACCTCGCGAAGCTCCTCATTGAGGATTCGGGCGAAATCGAAGGCGAGCTCCCGGTAATCGGAATAGGCGGTGTGGACGAACTCACAATTCATCGCCAAGGTATAGGGTCCGGTGATGATCGCCTTCAAACTGGCATAAGGGGGTATCAGCTTCCTCGCATACTTCACATCCTCCACCATTATGGGACCCCGCCTTACCAGCTTCCGCTCGGCAACCGGCTTCCCCCGATCCCTTATCCCGGCGATCTTGCTGGTGAAGATCCGCACCATATCGCTTCTCAACTGGGACCCATCTGAGATGATATCTATGCCCGCCCGCAATTGATCTTCTATATACATCTCGGCGAGCCTCAAGAAGGGATCGATGAACTCACCGGTCTCAACCGCCCGGTAATAGGCGGAGACCGACTCCTCCTTGCTCGGCTTCAAGGGGTAGCTTCCCTGTAAGGTGGTCTCCATCATGGCAGCTTCACCCCCGGATGATCCTCGCATCCCGGCTCAAGCCCGAACCTTCCATTCTCCTTCAGGGTGATCTTATCGAACATAGCGGTGGAGATCACCTTCGCCTCATCGAGATAGCTAAGTCTGCCGTAGAATATGAAGTCCGCTCCGTGGTCGATGGCGATGGCATCGAGGATATCGGTACAACTGCGATAGATGCCTCGCCACCTCTCCCCATCCTCCTTCTTTATCTCCTTGAGGTAGGTCCAGCTCTCGGGCAGGTTGCAGGGAGCACATCCTACAGGATAGCCCGTTTTCTGCTTCAGGACCACGATGGTGGTGAGGAACAGATCCCCCTCCATAACCATCGGGGCAACCCCAGGATCGAGGAGGATGTTGCTAACCCCGTGCTCCTCAAGCCGTTCGATCAACCCAGGTTCATCCCCCCCACCGCTTGCTACCTCAAGAGCGCCGTTAACGGTGGGGTTGGCGGAATTGAAGGTGAGAAGAAGGGCATTTTTTATCCCGTTTTCCTGCATCATCTTAAGCTCCTCATCCGAGGAGGCGATGTTCACCGAATTGTATATTACCCGGGAGGAAAGACCCTTCCTCTTAAGGAATTCAAAGACCTTCTTCTTAAGCCCCAGACTCCCGGTGGGCATATCGACGAAAAAGGGAAGATCGGTATTGTCCGCCACGAAGCTTATCCTCTCCTCCGCATCCTCCTCATTTCTCACGAAGAGGTCCACCAGGCAGGGGATGGCGAACTCCTTCCGGTAGTCCGCGAGCTTCCTTATCCTTTCCGCCATTTCCCGATCGAGCTCGTCCCTGGACCTTATGCCACCTATGAGAACCGTAGGATACTCGCCGGGTTGACCCCCGAAGTGAACCCCGCCGATCTCGAATACCTTCATCTCATCCCGGTTGAAGTACACTATTTTACCTCCCTTACCCATAGTTCATCGGTGATGGAAAGGAAGGGGTCGATAACGACCTCTCCTCCCGGAACATCCACGCTACCAAGCTTCTTGAAGGTTACATAAAACGGTCCCTCAGGGATGGGCTCCTTCTTTGGTCTTTTCTCTATCTCCCTGAGGATGACCTCGGGATCGGTTTCCCCGATCATCTCGATGAGCTCCACCTGCCTCCGCAGACGATCTATCACCTCCTCGATCTCATCCGCCTCCAGCGGTATGGTGGGGTCCGCTGCCCGGGTTCCCTTCACCTTGATCCTCTCCCCATCGACGACAACGCCATTACGGTAAAGGGAGACGAGCGAATCCCCGGAACAATGCCCCTTGGTCTCGAGACCGCAGACGAAGAGGTACCTTATCCTCGAGTTAGCAAGCACATTCGCCACCACATAGGAGACCCCGAGGTTCTCGGTCATCATCTTGCCGTAGATGGCGACCCGCTCCGAGCGGGAAAGATCGATCTCCGACCTTATGGTGACCACCGCGGTATCCCCGAGAAGATGGGCGAGCTCATAATCCCCTATCTTGAGCTTCCACTCCTCGCCATCCTTAATCTCAACAAGCCTATACCCGGGCTCCATAACCAAACTCCACTCAAGAAAAACCCCCCCCTTACGAAAGATTTATCATATCACAAACAGGGAATCCTATCACATCTTTTTGTTGTCCGAACCCGGCTAACCCCTCTTCATCCTGCCGGGAACGATGCCAAAGAAAATGGCAAAAATATCTTTTTACTCGACAGAAAAGTGGTAGAATTAGCAAGGTGGTCAATTATATTGACCAAAAGGGAGATGATTATAATGAAATATAACAATATTTTGCAAACGATAGGAAACACACCTCTGGTTAAGATAGGAAAGATCGATACCGGAGGAAGTGAGATATACGCCAAGATCGAAGCGAGGAACCCGGGAGGAAGCGTAAAGGATAGGATCGCCCTCGCTATGATCGAGGATGCGAAAAAGAAAGGGATACTCAGGAAGGGGGATACCATCATCGAACCCACCTCGGGGAATACCGGCATCGGCATCGCGATGGTCGCTGCTTACAAGGGGTATAAGGCGGTCTTCACTATGCCCGAGACGATGAGCGTCGAGAGGAGGAAGCTCCTTCGCTTC
Coding sequences:
- a CDS encoding methionine synthase; protein product: MMETTLQGSYPLKPSKEESVSAYYRAVETGEFIDPFLRLAEMYIEDQLRAGIDIISDGSQLRSDMVRIFTSKIAGIRDRGKPVAERKLVRRGPIMVEDVKYARKLIPPYASLKAIITGPYTLAMNCEFVHTAYSDYRELAFDFARILNEELREVILAVPDIVYVQVDEPVFSVDFPDFARELVDLLRDGIDKEFALHVCGDVAPIFDRLVELGFDILDHEFTERPELLDVVADSGFSGKIGYGCVDNKSNRVESVAEIEERIGYAIEKLGKERLIIKPDCGFRYLKRESAFKKMENMVKARNNLLDVPTIAAKRTYLKRKDFDPAGYFYITVDEDKGEIVVRHYNYHHILDRVITGRSALDIANSIINQGLVSETRNGLRHIAYITEELIKAERSLKEGKRYIQDEGIE